One part of the Mesotoga infera genome encodes these proteins:
- a CDS encoding transglycosylase: protein MDKGKKIDLVVLMILLASIIAIVMILTSLRTKNRLERVAALSVLYNAGLGADYKTLLASPSYFYDDRVLDAYNYFADMNDSSEIELSNSIKMHNVPESSLFDYNKAISDLSLGRSRKEYPALKAKIYSLIESSNLLSDRPGTFRTRLSEEIYNALIEFREVKVDIIVGGEIRSLDLSRLDLAIVLSIMAVESSLNPFALMEERSIDESFATFVYSRGLMQIYEITLWTLNSWLRQSQINVKPEELWSVRDNIFLGMVYLAYANELLEEKR, encoded by the coding sequence ATGGACAAGGGTAAGAAGATAGATTTGGTTGTTCTTATGATCCTGCTTGCCTCCATTATTGCTATCGTAATGATACTAACTTCCCTAAGAACGAAGAACAGACTTGAAAGAGTCGCGGCTCTTTCCGTTCTTTATAATGCCGGGCTTGGAGCTGATTACAAAACTCTTCTTGCAAGTCCTTCATACTTTTATGATGATCGCGTTCTGGATGCCTACAATTACTTTGCTGATATGAACGACTCGTCGGAAATCGAATTAAGCAACTCAATAAAGATGCACAATGTTCCTGAGAGTTCCCTTTTCGATTACAACAAAGCAATATCAGACCTCTCATTGGGAAGATCAAGAAAGGAATACCCCGCTCTGAAAGCAAAGATATATTCACTGATAGAATCCAGTAATCTGCTTTCGGACAGACCTGGCACATTCAGAACTCGGCTCTCAGAAGAGATTTACAACGCATTAATTGAATTTAGGGAAGTGAAGGTAGATATCATCGTTGGTGGTGAGATTCGTTCTCTCGATTTGTCACGGCTGGATCTCGCGATTGTGCTGTCCATCATGGCGGTTGAATCTTCACTTAATCCATTCGCTCTGATGGAGGAAAGAAGCATCGATGAGTCTTTTGCGACCTTCGTCTATTCCAGGGGACTCATGCAGATCTATGAGATAACTCTCTGGACCCTGAACTCCTGGCTCAGACAATCTCAGATTAACGTTAAGCCTGAAGAGCTCTGGTCGGTGAGAGACAACATCTTTTTGGGAATGGTATATCTTGCCTATGCCAATGAACTGCTCGAGGAGAAGAGATGA
- a CDS encoding glycoside hydrolase family 13 protein yields the protein MRDWQKDAIVYQIFPDRFNIGKGKTVFQKRQDGHYSLPRQKVKRWDEKPFPSTDGSHQYDYWGGDLIGVIEKLDYIKELGANTIYLNPIFWAHTNHKYDTIDYFTIDSDLGTEEEFKFLLDEAHRKGIRVILDGVFNHVGTSGRWFNGLRIFEQPGAEQGNDKYKSYFFNGEKGFRGWMDSDNLIELNLEDRELAQIIYDGEDSVVSYWLKLGIDGWRLDVAYDLGPRILKALVHSAKSARPDSSVIGEIWNYPGDWPERSGLDGLMNYYFRLVIWEAFNGYISGRDALQIINDAIVDAGIEFLSRSWIVLSSHDVPRLRNELGSFERISAALTLQYCLPGIPLIYYGEEIGMEGGNDPENRAPMKWGNIHIERKTLELYRKLISIRQRKLSLRSGDFKPLISSDGSLVSFKRITGTIDDLVVCVVNPTGNIVRSRIFLQEGFLMNGTEMKDMVTGKILKASFGTISTELQPYEGLILEPVISRSKTHYTPYKRI from the coding sequence ATGAGAGACTGGCAGAAAGATGCGATTGTCTACCAGATATTTCCAGACAGATTCAATATCGGAAAAGGGAAGACTGTCTTTCAGAAGAGGCAGGATGGTCATTACTCTCTTCCAAGGCAAAAGGTTAAAAGATGGGATGAGAAACCTTTCCCATCGACTGATGGCAGCCACCAGTACGATTATTGGGGTGGCGATTTGATTGGAGTAATTGAAAAACTTGATTACATAAAAGAGCTTGGAGCAAACACAATCTATCTTAACCCGATCTTCTGGGCGCACACAAATCATAAGTATGATACCATCGACTATTTCACGATCGACAGTGACTTAGGAACTGAAGAAGAATTCAAATTTCTGCTGGATGAAGCACATAGGAAGGGCATTAGGGTAATTCTCGACGGAGTGTTTAACCATGTCGGGACTTCCGGAAGATGGTTCAACGGCCTTAGAATATTCGAACAGCCCGGTGCAGAACAGGGAAATGACAAGTACAAGAGCTATTTCTTCAATGGAGAGAAAGGTTTTAGAGGCTGGATGGACTCTGACAACCTGATCGAATTAAACCTTGAAGATCGGGAACTAGCTCAAATCATATATGACGGAGAGGATTCAGTAGTAAGTTATTGGTTGAAGCTGGGAATAGATGGCTGGAGACTTGATGTTGCATATGACTTGGGCCCCAGGATTCTTAAAGCCTTGGTTCATTCAGCCAAAAGCGCAAGACCAGATTCAAGCGTAATTGGAGAGATCTGGAATTATCCAGGAGACTGGCCTGAAAGATCAGGACTTGACGGATTGATGAACTATTACTTTCGATTAGTAATTTGGGAAGCATTTAATGGCTATATTTCGGGAAGAGATGCCCTTCAAATTATCAACGACGCCATAGTAGATGCAGGAATCGAGTTCCTGTCCAGGTCATGGATCGTTCTCTCATCACATGATGTGCCCAGACTAAGAAATGAACTTGGATCGTTCGAGAGAATAAGCGCCGCTCTTACTCTCCAGTACTGTCTCCCAGGAATACCTTTGATATACTATGGAGAGGAGATTGGAATGGAGGGCGGGAACGATCCTGAAAACAGAGCTCCAATGAAATGGGGAAATATCCACATCGAAAGGAAAACTTTGGAGCTATACAGGAAACTCATTTCGATTCGCCAGAGAAAACTGTCATTGCGATCCGGTGATTTCAAACCTCTGATCTCTTCTGATGGATCCCTCGTCTCTTTCAAAAGAATTACCGGGACAATCGACGATTTAGTTGTCTGTGTTGTTAACCCCACTGGAAACATAGTCAGATCAAGAATCTTTCTGCAGGAAGGGTTTCTGATGAATGGTACAGAGATGAAGGATATGGTTACAGGGAAGATCTTAAAAGCATCCTTCGGAACAATATCTACTGAGCTTCAGCCGTACGAAGGACTGATACTGGAGCCAGTGATTTCCAGGTCAAAGACACACTACACCCCCTACAAGAGAATAT